A genomic segment from Glycine soja cultivar W05 chromosome 18, ASM419377v2, whole genome shotgun sequence encodes:
- the LOC114397071 gene encoding BURP domain-containing protein 12-like — MTYGNIAATSPATVRASPTIVRTPTSPMRASTLMAPMLAATLTFQSYRKNFVGSGNEFTGYGTNSNVATLGFTNYGKGDASPNNTFTNYDMEMNVPEVMFKSYTDGTHGGTKSFVNYRDQANVGDDSFQSYAKNTKEGTQVDFKNYGNSFNPGSNTFKGYAKGEEWDHKVGFTTYNANTNSTFKDYAK, encoded by the exons ATGACTTATGGCAATATAGCCGCAACTTCACCTGCCACGGTGAGAGCTTCACCAACTATAGTGAGGACACCAACGTCACCAATGAGAGCTTCCACACTTATGGCACCAATGCTGGCAGCGACTCTG ACTTTCCAATCCTACAGAAAAAACTTTGTTGGCTCTGGGAATGAGTTCACCGGCTATGGGACAAACTCCAACGTTGCTACATTAGGTTTCACGAACTACGGCAAGGGAGACGCAAGTCCCAATAACACGTTCACAAACTACGACATGGAGATGAACGTTCCTGAAGTGATGTTCAAGAGCTACACAGATGGAACTCATGGTGGCACTAAGAGTTTTGTTAACTACAGAGACCAAGCTAATGTAGGCGATGACTCATTTCAATCCTATGCTAAGAACACCAAAGAAGGGACACAAGTGGATTTCAAAAACTATGGGAATTCTTTTAACCCTGGTTCGAATACTTTCAAAGGCTACGCTAAAGGAGAAGAATGGGATCACAAGGTTGGCTTCACAACCTACAACGCTAACACAAATTCTACATTTAAAGATTATGCCAAATAG